One Vicinamibacterales bacterium DNA segment encodes these proteins:
- a CDS encoding DEAD/DEAH box helicase family protein — LQDYYDDGSGRTPRYYQASAVNAATEAIAKGQNRLLLVMATGTGKTYPRTARSSVSAAAAGRTGRQPAPGLKQHRWRARRAGANFSMR; from the coding sequence CCTCCAGGACTACTACGACGACGGGAGTGGTCGGACGCCGCGGTATTACCAGGCGAGCGCAGTCAATGCCGCCACCGAGGCAATCGCCAAGGGTCAGAACCGGCTGCTGCTGGTCATGGCGACCGGTACGGGCAAGACCTATCCTCGGACGGCGAGATCTTCCGTTTCCGCTGCCGCCGCTGGCCGAACAGGTAGACAACCTGCACCCGGCTTGAAACAACACCGGTGGCGAGCGAGACGGGCAGGAGCCAACTTCTCGATGCGCTGA
- a CDS encoding HNH endonuclease signature motif containing protein, with translation MELDARRLYLAQGCSSLFTYCTQVLHLSEHAAYGRIEAARAARRFPRILELLTEGSLTLTSVGLLAPHLTAENQIALLESARRKSKRDVERLVAAIHPLPDVAASVRKLPQQPPAPAAMPLASRQTGPEPSNERPVEAIATRAADGGPGEALRPDSLPRKPAVLKPLAPERYKVQVTISREAHDHLRRAQELLRHVVPNGDPALVIERALAVLVEDLERKKLAAVRRPHRTAPPTASNSRHIPAAVRRAVWARDGGQCAFVGDAGRCSERGFLEVHHVFPHADGGVASVGNLQLRCRAHNAYEAEEWFGPWVAREPTAIYGDSVRTRPSGNLSSQAL, from the coding sequence ATGGAGCTGGACGCGCGGCGCCTGTATCTGGCTCAGGGTTGCTCGTCGCTGTTCACCTACTGCACTCAGGTCCTGCACTTGTCGGAGCACGCCGCGTATGGCCGAATCGAAGCCGCGCGGGCGGCGAGGCGGTTCCCGAGGATTCTCGAGCTGCTGACCGAAGGATCTCTTACGCTGACGTCCGTCGGTCTGCTCGCACCGCATCTCACCGCAGAAAACCAAATCGCGTTGCTGGAGAGCGCCAGGCGGAAGAGCAAGCGCGACGTCGAGCGCCTCGTTGCGGCGATCCACCCGCTGCCCGACGTGGCGGCGTCTGTGCGGAAGCTGCCGCAGCAGCCGCCAGCTCCCGCCGCGATGCCGCTCGCCAGTCGACAGACGGGGCCCGAGCCGAGCAACGAGCGTCCAGTCGAAGCGATCGCGACGAGGGCTGCGGACGGCGGACCGGGTGAGGCGCTGCGCCCCGATTCGCTGCCTCGGAAACCTGCCGTCCTCAAGCCGCTGGCGCCTGAACGCTACAAAGTGCAGGTGACGATCTCCCGCGAGGCGCACGATCACCTCCGCCGCGCCCAGGAGCTGTTGCGTCACGTCGTCCCGAACGGCGATCCGGCCCTAGTCATCGAGCGGGCGCTGGCCGTCCTCGTGGAGGACCTCGAACGCAAGAAGCTGGCGGCCGTCAGGCGGCCACACAGGACCGCTCCGCCGACGGCCTCGAACTCGCGCCATATTCCCGCCGCGGTGAGGAGGGCAGTGTGGGCTCGCGACGGGGGTCAGTGCGCGTTCGTCGGCGACGCTGGCCGCTGTTCGGAGCGCGGGTTTCTGGAGGTGCACCACGTGTTTCCGCACGCGGACGGCGGTGTCGCGTCGGTCGGGAATCTCCAGCTGCGGTGCCGGGCGCACAACGCGTACGAGGCGGAGGAGTGGTTCGGGCCTTGGGTCGCTCGGGAACCGACGGCGATTTATGGGGACTCGGTCCGGACCCGACCGAGCGGCAATCTAAGTAGCCAAGCTCTCTAG